In the genome of candidate division KSB1 bacterium, the window CTGGACCACGCCCAGAACTCCGTTTCCCTGTCGGCCAACGCCGTCACCTGGACGAAAGCCGTCGAGGCGTACTTCACGGAATACGCTCCGCTTCACCACGCCGATAAGACAAAGCGGCTCACCCGGGCTGTCCTTCTGATGTTCCAGCATTTCATGGCGGAGGAGTTCCGGGTCGAGGATTTCGCCGTCGATCGCGTCACCCGCGATCACATCGAGAAATACCAGCGCCAGCGCACGGTCGACAACGTCTCCCCTGCGACCGTGAACGCTCACGTCCGGCACCTCCGCGCGTTCCTGCGGTGGTGCCATGGCAAGGGGTGGATCGCGGCCGATCCGACTCGTGGCGTGAAGATGCTCCGGGTGGTCAAGCGCGACATGGGCAAAGTCCTTTCCCTGGAGGAGATCGAGCGCATCCTGGAGTACCTCGACCGGCAGGAAGATACGCTCTACTCGGACCTCGTGCGGCTCATCGTGAACACGGGGCTCCGCTTCGGCGAAGCCCTCCATCTCCGCGTTGAAGACGTCGACCCCGCCGGACGACGCCTTCACGTTCGCAACCGCGAGGATCATCTGGTCAAGGATCGGGAGGATCGCGTCGTTCCGCTCAACGACGTGGCGCTCGGCGTCGTCCAGCGCCGGAAGCTCTTGGCGGGTTTGGACCCCCAGGCGCTCCTTTTCCAGAGTCGACTGAACACGCCGCTCGACGACAGGAACGTCGGCCACGGCTTCAAGGCGCGGGCGAGGAAGGCGGGTGTTCCGGACGCGAACTGGTACGCGCTCCGTCACACCTTCGCCACGCGGTTGGCGGAGTCGGTTCCCGAGATGGTGCTCGCGGCGCTCATGGGGCATAGTGACCCGAAGACAACGCAGAAGTTCTATGTCCATCGGGCCAAGATGAACCTTGCGCCGCCACCGGTGGTCGGGAGGTGACCCAGGCCGCGCCAGGGACTACTCGTCCTCGCCTGACGCCGGAGACCATGGTCCACGGACGGCCCGATCCGGGGCACGGGGGCATTTGCGGGAGCGGTTTTTCCGCACGGGGACGCCTCCGACCAGTCGGCCCCGCTCGCTGTTCCAGCCGCACCAGTGAAGGTCGAACTCGCCCTCGTGGCTCGGGCACGGCTCGTATAACGAACGGACGTAGCTCGCCACGTTCAGCGGGGCGGGTCGCTTCGTCAGTCTGTCGGCCAGCAACCAGCGGACGGCTGTCTCGGCGTCCCGCTGTCCCCGGTTCGAGCGGAGTCGTAAAAGGTCCTTGGGCGGGCGCTTCCCCCAGGGCTTGCTCCCCTAAAACTGGACCACCGGATGGGTTAGAATCTCGACCCCCGAAAGGAGGATCGAGTGAAGCGGAAGCAGTTCAGTGAGGAGCAGATGGTCAGGATCCTGAAGGAAGCAGAGACAGGAACGGCGACGATCG includes:
- a CDS encoding tyrosine-type recombinase/integrase; translated protein: MSRHGRFSVAPGVTIYRRFRKWWVDICREGGRVQRNLRTEDYREAVKRALDHAQNSVSLSANAVTWTKAVEAYFTEYAPLHHADKTKRLTRAVLLMFQHFMAEEFRVEDFAVDRVTRDHIEKYQRQRTVDNVSPATVNAHVRHLRAFLRWCHGKGWIAADPTRGVKMLRVVKRDMGKVLSLEEIERILEYLDRQEDTLYSDLVRLIVNTGLRFGEALHLRVEDVDPAGRRLHVRNREDHLVKDREDRVVPLNDVALGVVQRRKLLAGLDPQALLFQSRLNTPLDDRNVGHGFKARARKAGVPDANWYALRHTFATRLAESVPEMVLAALMGHSDPKTTQKFYVHRAKMNLAPPPVVGR